From the Cohaesibacter sp. ES.047 genome, one window contains:
- a CDS encoding sodium:alanine symporter family protein, with protein sequence METLNSIVTSINGIVWGPMMLVLILGVGFFLQLGLKFMPIMKLGTGFRLLFKGREEQGEGQISPFNALMTSLSATIGTGNIAGVATAVFLGGPGALFWMWMTALIGMATKYAEAVCAVEYREQDTLGNYVGGPMYYIKNGLGNNWRWLGFAFALFGAFAAFGIGNGVQANGVAQVLEVSFGLNTSITGVVLMVLTAMVILGGITRIGAVAGKLVPFMAVSYIVAGLLVLLLNIGNIGAALGLVFSHAFTPSAAEGGFAGAAVWAAIRFGVARGVFSNEAGLGSAPIAHAAAATKGPVNQGLVAMLGTFIDTIIVCSITGLAIITSGAWTSGESGAALTSLAFENSLPGVGGYLIAIALSIFAFTTILGWSFYGEKCVGYLFGTRVLIAYRIAWIVMIYFGATADLGFIWLLADTLNAMMAIPNLIALALLSPIVFKLTRDYFASNGSKG encoded by the coding sequence ATGGAAACGTTGAACTCAATTGTAACCAGCATCAACGGCATCGTCTGGGGGCCGATGATGCTGGTGCTCATTCTTGGTGTCGGTTTTTTCTTGCAGCTTGGACTGAAGTTCATGCCGATCATGAAACTAGGCACAGGCTTTCGTCTCCTGTTCAAGGGGCGCGAAGAGCAGGGTGAAGGGCAGATCAGCCCGTTCAATGCTTTGATGACCTCCCTGTCCGCCACAATCGGCACCGGTAACATCGCAGGTGTTGCGACGGCTGTTTTTCTGGGTGGCCCGGGGGCGCTGTTCTGGATGTGGATGACCGCGCTGATCGGCATGGCCACCAAATATGCCGAGGCAGTCTGCGCGGTTGAGTATCGCGAACAGGACACACTGGGCAATTATGTCGGTGGCCCGATGTATTATATCAAGAATGGCCTGGGCAATAACTGGCGCTGGCTTGGTTTCGCCTTTGCCTTGTTCGGTGCCTTTGCTGCCTTTGGTATCGGCAATGGGGTGCAAGCCAACGGTGTGGCTCAGGTGCTCGAAGTCAGCTTCGGGCTGAACACGTCCATAACCGGCGTTGTGTTGATGGTACTGACCGCCATGGTCATTCTTGGTGGCATCACCCGAATCGGTGCTGTTGCCGGCAAGCTGGTGCCGTTCATGGCCGTTTCCTACATTGTTGCCGGCCTGCTGGTGCTGTTGCTCAATATCGGCAACATCGGTGCGGCACTTGGTTTGGTCTTTTCTCATGCCTTCACGCCCTCCGCCGCAGAAGGCGGCTTTGCTGGTGCGGCCGTCTGGGCTGCGATTCGGTTTGGTGTGGCGCGTGGGGTCTTCTCCAACGAAGCCGGTCTGGGGTCTGCCCCGATCGCTCACGCTGCAGCCGCGACCAAAGGCCCGGTCAATCAGGGTCTGGTTGCCATGCTCGGCACTTTCATTGACACGATCATCGTTTGCTCGATCACCGGCCTTGCCATTATCACATCGGGAGCCTGGACGAGTGGTGAGTCGGGAGCGGCCCTGACGTCTCTGGCCTTTGAAAACTCCTTGCCGGGTGTCGGCGGATATCTGATTGCCATCGCCTTGTCTATCTTCGCCTTCACCACCATTCTGGGCTGGTCCTTCTATGGTGAAAAATGCGTGGGGTATTTGTTTGGAACCAGGGTTTTGATCGCCTATCGCATTGCATGGATCGTCATGATCTATTTTGGCGCCACCGCCGATCTTGGCTTTATCTGGCTTTTGGCCGACACGCTCAACGCCATGATGGCCATCCCCAACCTGATTGCGTTGGCTTTGCTGAGCCCGATTGTCTTCAAACTGACCAGAGATTATTTCGCATCCAACGGCTCAAAAGGCTAA